GAGGAGAGGCCGGGACGAGGATCCTGCCGGGCTAGCCGGCGACGACGACGTCGGCGTTCTGTGCCCATTCGGGGGGCACTCGGCGCGCAGCGAGAAGCGGACGCGCGCACGCGAAACACGAAGGCCCCGGTCACAGGGAGCCGGGGCCGTTCGGGTCGGGATCGGCGAAGGTCCGATCGATCGTGAGGTCCGTCAGCTCCGCTTGCGGGAGGCCGCGTGAAGGACGGCGACGCCCGCACCGAAGAGCATCGCCGCTCCGGGCTCGGGGACCGGCGCGGTCTCGGAGATGACCCAGCCTCGCCGGTGCCGGGTGCTGGTGTAGCGCGCCCCGACATGCCACTCGGATTCGTCGAGGATGGCGGTGCTGTCGAACTGCATCGACCACGTATAGGTCGAGCCGAGCGAGAGGTTCGGGTCGACGTCGAAGCAGACGAAGGTGCCGTTGTTTCCGTTGCAGCCTCGGCCGCCGAGGGGGCCGGCGGCCAGGATTCCGGAGGGTCCTGAGAGGACCGAGACGTTCGTGTAGTCGTTGGCGACCTTGAACTCGATCTCGTTGAGGAACTCGGCGGCGACGCGATAGTCGACCGAGGTGTCGACGGAGTAGGTCGCGAGATACGTGTCTCCGCCGAGCGACGCGACGTCCAGGCTGTAGACGCCGCCGAGACAGTCGGCGGTCGCGCAGTCGATGGTCAGCGCGCTCGCGCTGCTGGCGCCGAGCGCGACACTCGCCGCGACGACGAGGGTCGAGAGGAGGATGGAACGGATCTGCATGGGGGCCTCACTACGCGCGCACAGCGCTCTCAGGTGACGATACACGAACGGGGTCGGCGCGTGGACGCCTTTCGACGACCAGGACGGAAGTTGCGTCGGCGTTGCGCAACGATTGCGGGTCACTCCCGGGGACTGCCCGAACCGGCACAGTGGACGCGACGGGCGGGCGCGTGCGACTGGGCCGGACAAGGGCGGATCAGCGATTTCGAGAGGGCACCCTGGTCGAGGCGCGCGTGCGCAGGTCGAGACTTCCTGTCCCATATCGAGGAGCAGATCGGCCGCGAGAGACGCGACACGCGGCATGCCGTGTGCTCGAGGAAAGAGGCGCGCGCTAGATTCCGTGCGGGGAGGCGGCGTGACTCCGACGGAAATCCTGCGCTTCCGGGCGGGGCATCGCATCGCCCTCTTCGAGGACGGCGCCGAGGCGTTCGTGGCCATGGAGGACGCGATCGCCGAGGCGAAGGAGCACGTCCATCTCGAGACGTACATCCTCCGTACGGATCGGCTCGGCCGGCGCCTGCTCGACCTGCTCGCGAGGCGCGTTCGAGAAGGCGTGTCGGTTAGGGTGATCTACGACGCGGTCGGCTCGCGCGGGATCGATCGGCGTCTGCTCGCGAGCTATGCGGCGGACGGAATCGAGTTCGAGGAGTGGAATCCGCCCGCGCGGTGGCGCTGGCGATTCCGCCCCCGGAGGCGCGACCACCGCAAGCTCCTGCTCGTGGATGGGCGGATCGGGTTCCTGGGCGGCTTGAACGTCGGTGACGAATACGTCGGCCAGGGCCGCGATCGCCTGCGTTGGCGAGACGCCCACGTCCGGATCGAAGGCCCCGGGCTGAACGAGCTCGAGGCCATCTTCGTCGAGAGCTGGTTCCGGGCGGGTGGGGCGAGCTTCGATTGGCAGCCCGGCGTGGCACGGGCCGCCGAGACGGGTGGGGCGCATTCGCTCGCGATCCTCGCGGACGGGCCGATGTATCCGCGTCGTCGAATGCGGGACTTCTTTCTCGACGAGCTCGAACGCGCCGAGTCCCGCGTCCTGCTCGTGAGCCCGTACTTCGCGCCGGGACCGCGGGTGCTCGACGCGATCGAGGCGGCCAGCGATCGCGGGGTGGCGATCGAGCTCGTGCTGGCGGGGAGGACGGACCATCCGCTCATGCGGCGCGCGGCCCGCGTCCTGAGTCGGCGGCTGATCCGGCGTGGCGTGCGGGTCTTCGAGGAGCCGCAGGCGATGATGCACGCCAAGCTCGCGGCCTTCGACGATCGCGTGGCGGTCGTCGGCACCTCGAACCTCGACCGCCAGAGTCTCGTCCACAGCTGCGAGGTCAACGCGGTCTTCGCGGGCGACGCCGTCCCGAGATGGATCCGCGAACACTTCGGTCCCGAGCGGTCGGACATGATCGAGCTCGACGCGCCGGCGCTCGAGCGGGGCGGCGTTCTGCGGTGGATCGCCGATCGTTGGGCGACGTTCTGGGCGGACTTCTGATCGGACGTCGGAGGCCCACCGCAGCGATCGGGTCCGCACCGGCAGCCGCTATCGTTCCGAGCCATGCGGGAGGACGTTCTCGACAACTTCGTCTGGCAGGCGATCCGCGCGGATCAGTCGACGCTCGCCGAGATCGGTCCCGCCGGAAAGGCTGGGCGCTTTCGCCGCGAGGTCTCGCCTTTCTGTGGGCTCGCAGACGAGTCCGTGGAGACCTGGGCCGATCTCGCGCAGGTACTCGGGCGTGACGACGTGGCGATCCTGATGGGCCCACGCCTCGCGAAGCATCCCGACGGCTGGGCGTGCCTGCTGGAAGAGGTCGCCACGCAGTGGGTGTCTGACGAGCTGATTCCGTCGACGTCGGACTGCGAATTCTTGCGGCTCGGCCCC
Above is a genomic segment from bacterium containing:
- a CDS encoding phosphatidylserine/phosphatidylglycerophosphate/cardiolipin synthase family protein; translated protein: MTPTEILRFRAGHRIALFEDGAEAFVAMEDAIAEAKEHVHLETYILRTDRLGRRLLDLLARRVREGVSVRVIYDAVGSRGIDRRLLASYAADGIEFEEWNPPARWRWRFRPRRRDHRKLLLVDGRIGFLGGLNVGDEYVGQGRDRLRWRDAHVRIEGPGLNELEAIFVESWFRAGGASFDWQPGVARAAETGGAHSLAILADGPMYPRRRMRDFFLDELERAESRVLLVSPYFAPGPRVLDAIEAASDRGVAIELVLAGRTDHPLMRRAARVLSRRLIRRGVRVFEEPQAMMHAKLAAFDDRVAVVGTSNLDRQSLVHSCEVNAVFAGDAVPRWIREHFGPERSDMIELDAPALERGGVLRWIADRWATFWADF